A window of the Cicer arietinum cultivar CDC Frontier isolate Library 1 chromosome 6, Cicar.CDCFrontier_v2.0, whole genome shotgun sequence genome harbors these coding sequences:
- the LOC101514701 gene encoding heavy metal-associated isoprenylated plant protein 39-like, translated as MRKIVVKLDLHDDKAKQKAMKSVSSLTGIDSIAMDMKEKKLTVIGDIDPVDVVSKLRKTWHTDILTVGPAKEPEKKKDDNNNNSNNKKKDDDKKKDPNEQIAELVKQYKNYNPHMTTYYHVQSVEENPNACVIC; from the exons ATGAGG AAAATAGTGGTGAAGTTGGATTTGCACGATGACAAAGCAAAACAGAAGGCCATGAAATCAGTTTCCAGCCTTACAG GCATTGATTCTATCGCCATGGACATGAAAGAGAAGAAGCTAACTGTAATTGGTGACATAGACCCTGTGGATGTTGTGAGCAAATTAAGAAAAACTTGGCACACTGATATTTTAACAGTTGGGCCGGCAAAAGAgccagagaagaaaaaagatgataataataataatagtaataacaaaaagaaagatgatgacaaaaagaaagatCCAAATGAACAAATTGCTGAACTTGTTAAGCAATACAAAAATTACAATCCCCACATGACTACATATTATCATGTTCAGAGTGTAGAAGAGAACCCAAATGCTTGTGTTATTTGTTGA
- the LOC101515028 gene encoding monodehydroascorbate reductase, chloroplastic/mitochondrial: MPSSVRRLTMATITNSLSLKHTLSFGFPQSKTLTRNRIPPSSNSLAFRCYASYANENREYVIVGGGNAAGYAARTFVEHGVADGRLCIVTKEAFAPYERPALTKAYLFPPDKKPARLPGFHTCVGSGGERQTPEWYKEKGIEMLYEDPVENVDIEKQTLTTSSGKLLKYGSLIIATGCTASRFPAKIGGDLSGVHYIRDVADADALISSLGKAKKVVVVGGGYIGMEVAAAAVAWNLDTTIIFPEDHLLQRLFTPSLARRYEELYQKNGVKILKGASIKNLEASSNGNGHVAAVKLGDGSIVEADTVIIGIGSKPAVGPFERVGLNTDVGGIKVDGQFRTSIPGVFAVGDVAAFPLKIYNRIARVEHVDHARRSAQHCVKALLSAQTNTYDYLPYFYSRVFEYEGSLRKVWWQFFGDNVGETVEIGNFDPKIATFWIESGKLKGVLLESGSPEEFQLLPELARSQPPIDKAKLQNASSVEEALDIARGSLKAAV, translated from the exons ATGCCTTCTTCAG TTCGCAGACTCACAATGGCAACTATCACTAACTCCTTATCACTGAAACACACTCTCTCTTTTGGTTTTCCCCAATCAAAAACTCTAACTCGGAATCGAATTCCTCCTTCTTCCAATTCCCTCGCATTCAGATGTTACGCTTCTTACGCAAATGAGAATCGCGA GTATGTGATTGTTGGCGGAGGAAACGCTGCCGGATACGCTGCTCGCACTTTCGTCGAACACGGTGTTGCCGATGGTCGCCTTTGTATTGTAACCAAAGAG GCATTTGCACCTTACGAGCGTCCTGCTTTAACCAAAGCTTACTTGTTCCCACCGGACAAGAAACCGGCACGTCTTCCT gGGTTTCACACTTGTGTTGGATCCGGTGGAGAAAGGCAAACTCCTGAGTGGTATAAAGAGAAAGGGATAGAG ATGTTGTATGAAGATCCAGTAGAAAATGTTGACATTGAAAAGCAAACTTTGACAACAAGTTCTGGAAAGCTTCTTAAGTATGGATCACTTATTATTGCTACAGGATGTACAGCCTCAAG GTTTCCAGCAAAAATTGGGGGAGATCTATCTGGTGTTCACTATATTCGGGATGTTGCAGATGCTGATGCACTGATTTCATCGTtg GGAAAAGCAAAAAAGGTTGTAGTTGTTGGAGGAGGTTATATAGGGATGGAGGTCGCCGCAGCAGCTGTTGCTTGGAATCTTGATACAACA ATCATATTTCCAGAAGATCACCTTTTACAAAGATTGTTCACTCCTTCTCTTGCCCGGAGGTATGAAGAactttaccaaaagaatggagtcAAAATATTGAAG GGTGCATccattaaaaatttggaagcTAGTTCTAATGGTAACGGGCATGTAGCTGCTGTGAAACTTGGAGATGGATCTATTGTTGAAGCAGATACG GTAATTATAGGCATTGGATCGAAGCCTGCTGTGGGTCCCTTTGAGAGGGTGGGTTTGAATACTGATGTTGGTGGTATAAAG GTTGATGGTCAGTTCCGGACAAGCATTCCTGGAGTATTTGCTGTCGGTGATGTAGCCGCGTTCCCTTTAAAG ATCTACAACCGTATTGCTCGGGTGGAACATGTTGATCATGCTCGGAGATCAGCACAGCACTGTGTGAAAGCATTACTCAGTGCACAAACTAACAC GTATGATTATCTTCCATACTTCTATTCAAGGGTTTTTGAATATGAAGGGAGCCTTAGAAAAGTATGGTGGCAGTTCTTCGGAGACAATG TTGGAGAAACAGTCGAAATTGGAAACTTTGATCCTAAAATAGCTACTTTTTGGATTGAATCTG GTAAGCTGAAGGGAGTTCTTCTTGAAAGTGGGAGCCCTGAG GAATTTCAGCTTCTGCCTGAACTAGCCAGAAGTCAGCCACCAATTGATAAAGCCAAACTTCAAAACGCAAGCTCAGTGGAGGAGGCCCTAGACATTGCTCGAGGATCCTTGAAAGCAGCTGTCTAG
- the LOC101515352 gene encoding protein ROH1A, with protein MPAPTENNPGSFLGRISIRRNQVMSMDGNHDQELEDLELFQKHVGDRFSELFSSTTEDPSSDALLSIGWLRKLLDELLCCEAEFKAVVMMGRDPSQISKPPLDKLLPELLDRVIKSLDVCNAVTLGLDAVKNLQRLAEIAVSALETRPMGDGQVRRAKKALNLLVTTMIHEDKDCGSTKGTERSRSFGRKGFNGGNKDRGGGSLRALSWTMARNWSASKQIHAMSSNLTAPRGAEATGLASPLYIMSTILVFVMWTLAAAIPCQERNGLSTHLPFQRQLAWAQPMIGLHEKIAEEWKKKEKKGTVGLLEEMQKMEKLGQSLTEFADSFQFPGDNERLDEVKVQVEELADICRKMEEGLEPLQLQIREVFHRLVRTRTEFLHVLDQAGKLSTPTM; from the exons ATGCCTGCACCTACAGAGAACAATCCAGGATCATTTTTGGGTCGAATAAGCATTCGAAGAAACCAAGTTATGTCAATGGATGGTAACCATGATCAAGAATTAGAAGACCTTGAACTTTTTCAAAAACATGTTGGGGATCGATTCTCCGAGCTATTTTCTTCCACCACGGAAGACCCATCAAGCGATGCTCTTCTCTCCATTGGTTGGCTTCGAAAGCTTTTAGATGAGCTTCTTTGTTGTGAAGCTGAATTCAAAGCTGTTGTTATGATGGGTCGTGACCCTTCACAGATTTCAAAACCGCCTCTCGATAAACTCCTCCCAGAGCTTCTTGACCGCGTCATTAAATCCTTGGATGTTTGTAATGCTGTCACCCTCGGACTTGACGCGGTCAAGAATCTCCAGAGGCTCGCTGAGATAGCTGTCTCTGCTCTTGAAACTAGACCCATGGGTGATGGACAAGTTCGAAGGGCAAAAAAGGCGTTGAATTTGCTTGTCACCACAATGATACACGAGGATAAAGATTGTGGAAGCACTAAAGGAACCGAGAGAAGCAG GTCCTTTGGAAGAAAAGGATTCAATGGCGGAAATAAGGACCGTGGTGGTGGAAGCTTAAGAGCATTGTCATGGACAATGGCAAGAAATTGGTCtgcatcaaaacaaattcatgccatgtcatcaaatttaacagcGCCACGTGGTGCTGAAGCAACAGGTTTGGCTTCACCCCTTTATATAATGAGCACTATATTAGTTTTTGTAATGTGGACTCTAGCTGCGGCGATTCCATGTCAAGAGAGGAATGGGTTGAGTACTCATTTACCTTTTCAGAGGCAACTGGCCTGGGCCCAACCCATGATTGGTTTACATGAGAAGATTGCAGAGGAgtggaaaaagaaagagaagaaagggACAGTTGGATTGTTGGAAGAGATGCAAAAGATGGAAAAGTTGGGACAATCGTTGACTGAATTTGCTGACTCTTTTCAATTTCCTGGTGATAATGAGCGTTTGGATGAGGTCAAGGTACAGGTTGAGGAATTAGCTGACATTTGTAGGAAGATGGAGGAAGGCTTGGAACCTTTGCAGCTTCAAATTAGAGAGGTTTTTCACAGGCTTGTTAGGACCAGAACTGAGTTTCTTCATGTTTTGGACCAAGCTGGGAAATTATCTACACCAACTATGtaa
- the LOC101488444 gene encoding uncharacterized protein, whose amino-acid sequence MGHHSCCNQQKVKRGLWSPEEDDKLITYITSHGYGCWSEVPEKAGLQRCGKSCRLRWINYLRPDIRRGRFTPDEEKLIITLHSVVGNRWAHIASHLPGRTDNEIKNYWNSWIKKKIRKHSLSTSSTTNITQNLVHHNSNNKLEHFSIQENNLATPIAKPSPFQETTLFSPTCPLFMFEPSNNLQTEYFQIQESIGLNSETWNQIQSLPPPISSTFTMDTLNYLPPLIENVENMVPIKSCSMEEKHGDRDHQVLECFQKQEMNNNIDEWVETHLQQQQQQCPSNFIFWDNIVIEGHDHHELGGGEEEVEPSNSSNIMGTNTVIFPFASSSFWFIIPSTINCGSFLSSPPLVVAMIISEKNRKEICKYLFQEGVCYAKKDFNLAKHPEIDVPNLQVIKLMQSFKSREYVRETFAWMHYYWFLTNDGIEFLRTYLNLPSEIVPATLKKQAKPPGRPFGGPPGDRPRGPPRFEGERRFGGDRDGYRGGPRGPAGEFGGDKGGAPADYRPSFGGPGGRPGFGRGSGGFGAPTSSDA is encoded by the exons ATGGGACATCATTCTTGCTGCAATCAACAGAAGGTTAAGAGAGGTCTTTGGTCCCCTGAAGAAGATGATAAACTCATCACTTATATCACCTCTCATGGCTATGGCTGTTGGAGTGAAGTTCCTGAAAAAGCTG GGCTTCAAAGGTGTGGTAAGAGCTGTAGGTTGAGATGGATAAATTATTTGAGACCTGATATTAGAAGAGGAAGGTTTACACCTGATGAGGAGAAGTTAATTATAACCCTTCACAGTGTTGTTGGCAACAG ATGGGCACATATTGCAAGCCACTTGCCTGGTAGAACTGACAATGAAATAAAGAACTATTGGAATTCTTggatcaaaaagaaaataagaaagCATTCTTTGTCCACCTCTTCAACCACCAACATTACACAAAATCTTGTTCAtcataattctaataataaactaGAACACTTTTCCATCCAAGAGAATAATTTAGCAACACCAATAGCAAAACCATCACCATTTCAAGAAACCACCTTGTTTTCTCCCACATGTCCTTTGTTCATGTTTGAGCCAAGTAATAATCTCCAAACAGAATACTTTCAAATTCAAGAATCTATTGGTTTGAATTCTGAAACATGgaatcaaattcaatcattaCCTCCTCCAATATCATCAACTTTTACAATGGACACTTTGAATTATCTACCACCTTTGATAGAGAATGTTGAAAACATGGTACCAATAAAATCTTGTAGCATGGAAGAGAAACATGGAGATAGAGATCACCAAGTACTAGAATGTTTTCAGAAGCAAGAGATGAATAATAACATTGATGAATGGGTAGAAACAcatttacaacaacaacaacaacaatgtcCTAGTAACTTTATTTTCTGGGATAATATTGTTATTGAAGGACATGATCATCATGAACTTGGTGGTGGGGAAGAAGAAGTAGAACCATCCAATTCATCTAATATAATGGGAACAAACACAGTGATTTTTCCTTTTGCTTCTTCATCTTTTT GGTTTATAATTCCATCAACGATAAACTGCGGCAGCTTCCTTTCGTCTCCTCCACTCGTCGTCGCCATG ATTATCTCAGAGAAGAACCGCAAAGAGATCTGCAAATACCTGTTTCAAGAAGGTGTATGTTACGCTAAGAAGGATTTCAATTTGGCTAAGCATCCCGAAATCGATGTTCCTAATTTGCAGGTGATTAAGCTTATGCAGAGTTTCAAATCGAGGGAATATGTTAGAGAAACCTTCGCTTGGATGCACTATTACTGGTTCCTCACAAACGATGGAATCGAGTTTCTTAGGACTTATCTTAATCTACCATCGGAAATTGTTCCTGCTACTTTGAAGAAACAGGCTAAGCCACCTGGTAGACCATTTGGTGGCCCACCCGGCGATCGCCCTAG GGGTCCACCACGTTTTGAAGGTGAACGTAGATTTGGAGGCGACAGAGATGGGTATCGTGGAGGACCACGAGGACCTGCCGGTGAGTTTGGAGGAGACAAAGGAGGAGCTCCTGCTGATTACAGACCCTCATTTGGA GGTCCTGGTGGAAGGCCTGGATTCGGTCGTGGATCTGGTGGTTTTGGGGCTCCAACCAGCTCAGATGCTTAA